The Miscanthus floridulus cultivar M001 chromosome 7, ASM1932011v1, whole genome shotgun sequence genome includes a region encoding these proteins:
- the LOC136463681 gene encoding disease resistance protein Pik-1-like, whose translation MVKQKIVIKVPMASDKSRAKAMALVAAAGGVDSVAIAGAGKDQVVVVGEGVDSIKLTSDLRKKMGDAQLVEVAEDKKEEKKPDPVADYIQYYYHYPPPVGVAYDPYSRPASTCSIM comes from the exons ATGGTCAAG CAAAAGATCGTGATCAAGGTGCCGATGGCGAGCGACAAGTCCCGGGCCAAGGCCATGGCGCTGGTGGCCGCCGCGGGCGGGGTCGACTCCGTGGCCATCGCCGGCGCCGGCAAGGACcaggtcgtcgtcgtcggcgaGGGCGTCGACTCCATCAAGCTCACCAGCGACCTGCGCAAGAAGATGGGCGACGCGCAGCTCGTCGAGGTCGCCGAGGAcaagaaggaggagaagaagcCCGACCCCGTCGCCGACTACATccagtactactaccactacccGCCGCCGGTTGGCGTCGCCTACGACCCCTACTCGCGGCCGGCCAGCACTTGCTCCATAATGTAG